One window from the genome of Paramisgurnus dabryanus chromosome 24, PD_genome_1.1, whole genome shotgun sequence encodes:
- the LOC135741069 gene encoding uncharacterized protein: MTTTVALTNTTVSPTTTTVPPTTTTVAPTTTTVAPTTTPVAPTTTTIGPSTTSAAQITTTFAPTTTTVAPTTTTVAPTMTTVAQTTTTVAPATTTVPPTTTTVAPTTTTVSPTTTTAAPTTTTAASTTTTVAPTTTTVAPTTTTVLPTTTTVAPTTTTVAPTTTTVPPTTTTVAPTTTTAAQTTTTVAPTMTTVAPTTTTAAPTTTTAAPTTTTAAPTTTTVLPMTTTVAPTTTTVAPSTTTVAPTTTTAAPTTTTAAPTTTTAAPTTTTVLPTTTTVALTTTTVSPTTTTVPPTTTTVAPTTTTVASTTTTVLPTTTTVAPTTTTVAPTTTTVAPTTTTVAPTTTTVGPTTTTVAQITTTVAPTMTTVAPTTTTAAPTTTTAAPTTTTAAPTTTTVLSTTTTVAPTTTTVAPSTTIVAPTTTTTASPTTTTAAPTTTTAAPTTTTVLPTTTTVAPTNTTVSPTTTTVPPTTTTVAPTTTTVASTTTTVLPTTTTVAPTTTTVAPTTTTVAPTTTTVGPTTTTVAPTNTTVAPTNTTVVPITTIVAPTTTTVPPTTTTVAPTTKATVAPTTTTVGPTTTTVPPTTTTVPPTTRTVALTSTTVAPTTTTVGPTTTTVAPTTTAAQTTTSVAPTTSTVALAATVAPIITTHVPTTTTIAPTTTTVAPTTTVAPLTTTTIAPTITIVDPSTQTVHPTTTSVESTTKTVYFNTTKVARTTKTDAPATTTVAPTTNIVAPTPTTIAPTIKVSQTSTTDVPTMANISRTTVSPLTIVTNTTSRTTLSKVTHKPTPPKIIPSTKTITPQISFTPTTNISNPQSQTTIAHATLRMKLFNNLSNLKIPEYKNIQTFVMKIERLFNVTIKLL, from the exons atgactaccacagttgctctaaCAAAcacaactgtttctccaacgaccacaacagttcctccaacaactaccacagttgctccaacaaccacaactgttgctccaacgactacacctgttgctccaacaactaccacaatTGGTCCATCGACCACATCTGCGGCTCAAATAACCACGACTTTTGCTCCAACCACgacaactgtagctccaaccacaacaactgtaGCTCCAACCATGACAACTGtagctcaaacaaccacaactgttgctccagcgaccacaacagttcctccaacaactaccacagttgctccaacaaccacaactgtttctccaaccacaacaactgctgctccaaccaccacaactgctgcttcaacaaccacaactgttgctccaacgaccacaactgttgctccaacaaccacaacagttcttccaacgactaccacagttgctccaacaaccacaactgttgctccaacgactacaacagttcctccaacaactaccacagttgctccaacgacgacaactgcggctcaaacaaccacaactgttgctccaaccatgacaactgtagctccaacaacaacaactgctgctccaacaaccacaactgctgctccaacaaccacaactgctgctccaacgaccactaCTGTTCTTCCAatgactaccacagttgctccaacaaccacaactgttgctccatccacgacaactgtagctccaacaacaacaactgctgctccaacaaccacaactgctgctccaacaaccacaactgctgctccaacgaccactactgttcttccaacgactaccacagttgctctaacaaccacaactgtttctccaacgaccacaacagttcctccaacaactaccacagttgctccaacaaccacaactgttgcttcaacgaccacaacagttcttccaacaactaccacagttgctccaacaaccacaactgttgctccaacgactacaactgttgctccaacgactacaactgttgctccaacaactaccacagttggtccaacgaccacaactgtggctcaaataaccacaactgttgctccaaccatgacaactgtagctccaacaacaacaactgctgctccaacaaccacaactgctgctccaacaaccacaactgctgctccaacgaccactaCTGTTCTttcaacgactaccacagttgctccaacaaccacaactgttgctccatcCACGACAATTGTagctccaacaacaacaacaactgcttctccaacaaccacaactgctgctccaacaaccacaactgctgctccaacgaccactactgttcttccaacgactaccacagttgctccaacaaacacaactgtttctccaacgaccacaacagttcctccaacaactaccacagttgctccaacaaccacaactgttgcttcaacgaccacaacagttcttccaacaactaccacagttgctccaacaaccacaactgttgctccaacgactacaactgttgctccaacaactaccacagttggtccaacgaccacaactgttgctccaaccaacacaacagttgctccaaccaacACAACAGTTGTTCCAATAACCACAatagttgctccaacaaccacaacagttcctccaacaactaccacagttgctccaacaacaaaagcaacagttgctccaaccaccacaactgttggtccaacaaccacaacagttcctccaacaactaccacagttcctccaacaaccagAACAGTTGCTCTGACttccacaacagttgctcccacaaccacaactgttggtccaacaaccacaacagttgctccaacaacaacagCTGCTCAAACCACCACTTCTGTTGCTCCAACTACCTCAACAGTTGCTCTGGCAGCAACAGTTGCTCCAATCATCACAACACATgttccaacaacaacaactattgctccaacaaccacaacagttgctccaacaacaactgttgctccactaacaacaacaacaattgcTCCAACCATTACAATAGTTGATCCATCCACCCAAACAGTTCATCCAACAACCACAAGTGTTGAATCAACCACAAAAACAGTTTATTTTAACACCACAAAAGTTGCTCGAACAACTAAAACTGATGCTCCtgcaaccacaactgttgctccaacaaccaacATAGTTGCTCCAACCCCTACAACTATTGCTCCAACCATCAAAGTTTCCCAAACATCTACAACTGATGTTCCAACCATGGCAAATATTTCTCGAACCACAGTGTCTCCACTAACAATTGTTACAAATACTACTTCAAGAACTACTCTATCAAAAGTTACACATAAACCAACTCCACCAAAAATTATTCCATCAACAAAAACAATTACTCCACAAATATCTTTCACACCAACTACAAACATAAGTAATCCACAATCTCAAACAACAATTGCTCATGCAACTCTCAGGATGAAGCTTTTTAATAACCTAAGCAACCTTAAAATACCAGAATACAAGAATATTCAAACG TTTGTCATGAAGATTGAAAGACTTTTCAATGTAACCATCAAGCTACTGTGA